The following coding sequences lie in one Equus asinus isolate D_3611 breed Donkey chromosome 1, EquAss-T2T_v2, whole genome shotgun sequence genomic window:
- the SSBP1 gene encoding single-stranded DNA-binding protein, mitochondrial isoform X3 yields MFRRPVLQVLHQFVRHESEIASSLVLERSLNRVQLLGRVGQDPVMRQVEGKNPVTIFSLATNEMWRSGESEAYQMGDVSQKTTWHRISVFRPGLRDVAYQYVKKGSRIYVEGKVDYGEYTDKNNVRRQATTIIADNIIFLSDQTKEKA; encoded by the exons atGTTTCGAAGACCTGTATTACAG GTACTTCATCAATTTGTAAGACATGAATCTGAAATAGCTAGTAGCTTGGTTCTTGAAAGAT CTCTGAATCGTGTACAGTTACTTGGGCGAGTAGGTCAGGACCCTGTCATGAGACAGGTGGAAGGAAAAAACCCAGTCACAATATTTTCTCTAGCAACGAATGAGATGTGGCGATCGGGAGAAAGTGAAGCATACCAAATGG GTGATGTTAGTCAAAAGACAACGTGGCACAGAATTTCAGTATTTCGGCCAGGCCTCAGAGACGTGGCATATCAGTATGTAAAAAAGGG GTCTCGAATTTATGTGGAAGGAAAAGTAGACTATGGTGAATACACGGATAAAAATAATGTGAGACGACAAGCAACAACAATTATAGCTG